The genomic stretch CTGCATCAATAACACCCGTAGAGAACAACCACCACTCGCGTTCCGTTTGAGGAAGACGCTCAACATGTTCTTCTACATTATTTGATACTCTATTTTCGTCTATCACGTTATCAAGGACAGCCTTGATGGACAACGTCTCGATGAGTGAGCCAACGAGGAGAAATAAGTCGTTAACGGGCCTTCGCAGAAGCACCGCCTCCATCCGCTCAAATATTTCTTCGTCGCTAAACCCATCTGGTACCTTCTCTCGAAGAGTCTGTGGTCCGTTCTCAATCTCTTTCTTGAGGGAGTAAAACCGCTTAGTCTGGTAGCGGATAGATGGAGAACCATCGTCGTTAAGCTCGCTCATCCCTATCCTCGCTTGTTGCATCTTGTTTAGCGTGTATGACTTGGATTCATCGTCTTCTAGAGCTTGTTTAAGCCCTCCCGGGACACCAGTATATGCCTCAATAAATGCGTCCCATGGGTCCATCTCAGTGCGTTCTTCCTCCTCTTCGCTAGGTTGACCACTGGTCATTTCCTGAAAATGTAGATTGGTCTAGTATCTAAATCTACTCCCGCAATTTGTGCGTGGCGAGTTATGCAGCCTCTGCTGGCGATACGGTGTGTTTTGGATTGGTGGCCTTAGCCACACCTGTCACAACCAACTGGCCGATTGAGTCCTCTCTGGTGGTTTCTGGGTAATCGCTAGGGCGTGTCGGTCGGTTTTCCGGTGGGGGCGGCAATATATTCTTGGAGGTCTTCGATTGCAGTTTCAAGATCGTTTATCCGTCGCCTGACTTGGGTCAACTGCCGCGTATCGGTGGTCGCGTTCCGGTGGGCATCTGATACCGCCGTTAGTCGTGTTTCGATCATCGACACCGCTTCGTCATACGTCTCCCAGTCTGGATTTCGGTAGAGTGTCGGGTTCACATATTGCTTCGACCGCGGGTTTGGACAGTCAACACGGAGTTGGACCCCACGGAGGTCGGATTCCATGTTCATGAGACGCTTCACAATACGGTCCTCTGACTCGTCGCCAAACTGGGGGTCGTCCCGAACCCTGCGCTTGAGTTGTTGGACGACCTCCCCACTGGTCTCAAGGCGTTCATAGTACGGATTTTCCTCCAGATCGGCTGCACTGTAGGCTGGCCGATCAACGAGTGGGTAACTGTCCAGGGAGTGGTTGCGGTCGTCCACGATGCGATACCAGCGTCGTCGCTCGCTGAGCAGCCAGACTGAGAGTTCACGCCCGTCTAGCTCGTGGGGATTGTTTCCCGGCATGAGGGGGATGAGAAGCCGTTGATCGTATTCCTCGAGGCCGGGGTCAGTGATTTTCTGGTGCGCATCCCCGGTGTCGGATTTAATGTTGAGGTAGCCGGTTTTGCCGACGAGCGGATCAGGGGTGTTGACACCATCATCGGTAATATAGAGGGGGTTGACTGGAACGCTCTGGACGGTTACATCACGTATTTCGCCGCCGTCAATGGCTTGAGTCGGGATTGCTGGTTCAATGTAGAGTGAGTCGTCGTCAGGGCAGGTTGCATGGAGTACTGTGTCATCGGACTCTGGGTTGAGTGTGACCAGTGGGGATGGTGTGTCGGTATCTGTTACCTCGGCGGTTGTGGTGACGGGGGTGTCGGACGATGTGGGTTGCCAGGTGATGGTGAGGACTGTTTCCGGGGGAATTGTTTTGAGGAGTTCGTGGTCCCGGTGATTGGATAGGGAGTTTTCGATTCCGGTGAGCGGGGATTGGGGTTGAGTGGAGGGGGTTGTCATTACGTGGGGGTTTGAACTAATTTGGTAAAAGGCTGTTCACGATTCCGTTTAGTATAATAGACGATTCCGTTTGTTTTGTTCTATACTTCGACAAGAGTAATAATGCGGCGTAAGAGGACAGAGACAATGAGACAGCCCGGAGACTGGATGCAAAACCCCACTGACGACCGCATCCTCGAAGTCCTCGACTCCGGGCTTGAACTCGGCCCCGCCGCAATCGGCCACAACATCGACCGCTCACGATCCTGGGTAAGTCAACGCCTTAGTGTCCTCGTTGAACACGGGCTCGCAACCCAAACAACATCTGGATACTACGCAATTACTGAGGACGGACGCCGCTACCTAACCGGGGAATTCGACGCCAGCAACCTCGATAACTAGGTTCTTGATTCTCGCTTGGGTTCAATCCCATGACCGCTCAAGTTGGTCTGCTTGTAGGTAGTCCAGCAGATTTACCAAATTGACAAATAGATGGCTAGTATGGCCCAGGCCGCCAATCAAGAACTTGTTGACCTTTTCGAGGAGTTCTACCGCCGATACTACAGCGACGACGTTGCGGAGCTCGCCCGCGAGTACCCCCGCGAGTCGAAGTCCCTCGAGTTGGACTGGCGGGACCTCTACCAGATGGACCCCGACCTGGCCGACGACTACATCAACCACCCCGACGACCTCCGGGAGGCCGCCGAGGAAGCCCTCCGGCTGTACGACCTCCCCGTGGACGTCAGCCTCGGACGGGCCCACGTTCGGGTACACAATGTCTCTGAGACTGTCCCGATGGAGGACATCGATTCAGGGACAATCAACACGCTCGTTTCGGTGACCGGGACTGTCGACACAGCACATTCTACCCAGAGTATCGTTGAGCGTGCTGTCTTTGTCTGCCAACGCTGTGGGATGGAAACTGAGGTCCCACAACCTGGACACACAGACGGGGATCTCCAGCAGCCGTATCAGTGCGAGTCCTGCGAGCGTCAAGGCCCATTCAAACTGGATTCTGACCGTTCCAAGTGGGTTGACCAGCAGAAATTCAAGCTCCGTGAATCCCCAATCGGGGATAAGAACGGCAAAGACATCGAGAGTATCCTCGCATTCGCCGAGGACGACATTACAGGGACCGTTGATCCAGGCGACCAGATTACCGTAGTCGGTGTGGTCCGGATGAAGGATCCCGGTGAATACACAGCAGCCTCAATCTCGGATAAGTACATCGAGGTGAGCAGCATCGAACCCGCCGACCCTCTCGAAGAGATCGAGATTTCCACGTCAGAGGAACAGCAGATCACGGATTTGGCGAATACCAGTGATGTTATCGAGCGACTGTGTGATTCGTTTGCGCCGTCGGTCCACGGCTACGAGGAACAGAAGTTAGCCCTTCTTCTGCAACTCTTCGGTGGTGTCGACAAGGACCTCCCAGATGGCGCTCAAATCCGAGGGGACATCCACGTCTTCCTCGTTGG from Halobacterium hubeiense encodes the following:
- a CDS encoding winged helix-turn-helix domain-containing protein, whose protein sequence is MRQPGDWMQNPTDDRILEVLDSGLELGPAAIGHNIDRSRSWVSQRLSVLVEHGLATQTTSGYYAITEDGRRYLTGEFDASNLDN